A single window of Methylacidimicrobium sp. AP8 DNA harbors:
- a CDS encoding proteasome accessory factor PafA2 family protein: MDKQRPIPAWPIYFGLETEFGIAVRENAEIDVVEESIHLVRAAAQLGSPNLWDYTREDPHRDARGFRAKELRQDGDEANFFSQDRQRPYSFEEIKSDFVLRNGARFYNDHTHPEYSTPECSTLLELVAQDKAGERILEECARAASRRRNHTVCLYKNNSDFAGHSYGCHENYLIPRMIPWDRIVEGMMGFLVTRQIFGGAGKLGWEKEDLGMGGGFQISQRADFFTELVGIDTMNRRPLINTRDEPHANPKLYRRFHVIVGDSNLSEYATWLKVGTTALVLEALQYERAPRRFFLLDPLHAHRSISRDPTNRWEISLAHAGKTTATELQNDYADWVGRYVDLDHPEKRAVWKGWKETIELLQKDPDALRDRLDWVAKRSLLETFREEQKLSWDDPWLQSVDLEYHLMDRERGLYYALESAGQISRISREEDIYRAIQQPPTASRAYIRGKCIQKFAKDLVNVQWDYIAFRWKGQTYRVELSSAFPGVDLERYCEVIDRAQAVSDMIEELHLEPIGG; the protein is encoded by the coding sequence ATGGACAAGCAGAGACCCATTCCAGCCTGGCCGATCTATTTCGGATTGGAGACCGAGTTCGGGATCGCGGTTCGGGAAAACGCCGAAATCGACGTGGTCGAGGAGTCGATTCACCTCGTCCGGGCCGCTGCGCAACTCGGCAGCCCGAATCTCTGGGATTACACCCGGGAGGATCCCCATCGCGACGCCCGTGGCTTCCGGGCGAAGGAGCTGCGCCAGGACGGGGACGAGGCGAACTTTTTTTCCCAGGATCGCCAGCGGCCCTACAGCTTCGAGGAGATCAAGAGCGACTTCGTCCTACGCAACGGGGCGCGCTTCTACAACGATCATACGCATCCCGAATACTCCACACCCGAATGCTCCACCCTTCTGGAGCTGGTGGCGCAGGACAAGGCGGGGGAGCGGATTCTGGAGGAGTGCGCCCGGGCGGCCAGCCGGCGGCGAAATCATACGGTGTGCCTTTATAAGAACAACAGCGACTTCGCAGGACACAGCTACGGCTGCCACGAGAATTACCTGATCCCGCGAATGATCCCCTGGGATCGAATCGTGGAGGGGATGATGGGCTTCCTGGTCACCCGGCAGATCTTCGGCGGCGCGGGGAAGCTCGGCTGGGAGAAGGAAGACCTGGGGATGGGCGGAGGATTCCAGATTTCCCAGCGCGCGGACTTTTTCACCGAGCTTGTCGGTATCGACACCATGAACCGGCGGCCCCTCATCAACACGCGGGACGAGCCCCACGCGAACCCCAAGCTCTACCGGCGGTTCCACGTGATCGTGGGTGACTCCAACCTTTCGGAATACGCCACCTGGCTGAAGGTAGGGACCACGGCACTGGTGCTGGAGGCGCTGCAGTACGAGCGTGCGCCACGCCGCTTTTTTCTGCTCGACCCGCTCCACGCGCACCGGAGCATCTCCCGGGATCCGACCAACCGTTGGGAGATCAGCCTCGCGCATGCGGGGAAGACTACCGCGACCGAGCTGCAGAACGACTACGCGGATTGGGTCGGCCGCTACGTCGATCTCGACCACCCGGAGAAACGAGCGGTCTGGAAGGGCTGGAAAGAGACCATCGAACTGTTGCAGAAGGATCCCGATGCCTTGCGGGACCGGCTCGATTGGGTGGCGAAGCGCTCCCTTCTGGAGACCTTCCGCGAGGAGCAGAAGCTCTCCTGGGATGACCCGTGGCTCCAGAGTGTCGATCTCGAATACCATCTGATGGATAGGGAGCGCGGGCTCTATTACGCGCTGGAATCCGCGGGCCAGATCAGCCGAATTTCCCGGGAGGAGGATATCTATCGGGCGATCCAGCAGCCGCCGACGGCATCCCGCGCGTATATCCGGGGCAAGTGCATTCAAAAGTTCGCCAAAGACCTGGTCAACGTTCAGTGGGACTACATCGCCTTTCGCTGGAAGGGGCAGACTTATCGGGTCGAGCTGTCCTCGGCCTTTCCGGGTGTCGACCTGGAGCGCTATTGCGAGGTGATCGACCGGGCGCAAGCCGTTTCCGATATGATCGAGGAATTGCACCTGGAGCCGATCGGCGGTTAG
- a CDS encoding ubiquitin-like protein UBact — MPEQVQKTHPVGPGSGPGGEGPGPRVPRIDRPNTEEILKRMRKVDPDQAKRYRQRTGE, encoded by the coding sequence ATGCCAGAACAAGTCCAAAAGACACATCCGGTCGGTCCCGGTTCCGGTCCGGGAGGAGAGGGGCCGGGGCCCAGGGTGCCGAGAATCGATCGGCCGAACACCGAAGAAATCCTCAAGCGGATGCGCAAGGTCGATCCCGATCAGGCGAAGCGCTATCGACAGCGTACCGGAGAATAA
- a CDS encoding proteasome subunit alpha translates to METVGVSAGALTGDFLAVLRARNLLFPEGKGTAPGAAAVPMPEATTVLSFHYRDGVIVAGDRRATMGHTVIHDRADKVIEIDRSTVMAIAGAPAIAYEIARVLQHSFEYYRRSQLQPLSVDAKVRMVGKLLKENLAMTLQGVGVVVPILALVDPLGKGGPKIFFYDALGAQFEAVDFAVSGSGSPAARAVLQYLNRWSGSPPAERGEEEAIALSLQLLDVAAESDTATGGIDRRTRIYPQVKLVRRSGVKSIPEEQLGRLLPTT, encoded by the coding sequence GTGGAGACCGTCGGCGTTTCCGCCGGGGCTCTGACCGGGGATTTCCTCGCCGTCCTCCGTGCGAGGAACCTTCTTTTCCCGGAAGGGAAAGGCACGGCGCCGGGGGCAGCGGCGGTACCGATGCCGGAAGCGACCACCGTCCTCAGCTTTCATTATCGGGACGGGGTGATCGTTGCCGGAGACCGGCGGGCCACGATGGGGCACACGGTCATTCATGATCGAGCCGACAAGGTGATCGAGATCGACCGGTCGACGGTGATGGCGATCGCCGGGGCTCCGGCGATCGCCTACGAAATCGCGCGCGTCCTTCAGCATTCCTTCGAGTACTACCGGCGGAGCCAGCTTCAACCCTTGTCGGTCGACGCGAAGGTAAGAATGGTCGGCAAGCTTCTCAAGGAGAACCTCGCGATGACCCTCCAAGGAGTCGGGGTCGTGGTTCCGATCCTCGCCCTGGTCGATCCTCTGGGCAAAGGGGGACCGAAGATCTTCTTTTATGATGCCTTGGGAGCGCAATTCGAGGCGGTCGATTTCGCCGTTTCGGGTTCGGGATCGCCGGCGGCGCGCGCTGTTTTGCAATATCTGAACCGGTGGAGCGGATCGCCTCCGGCCGAGCGCGGGGAAGAAGAGGCGATCGCTCTCTCGCTCCAGCTTTTGGATGTAGCGGCGGAATCCGACACCGCCACGGGAGGCATTGATCGGCGGACGCGAATCTATCCGCAGGTCAAATTGGTCCGGCGGTCGGGGGTCAAATCGATTCCGGAAGAGCAGCTCGGCCGTCTTCTTCCGACGACCTAG
- the ispE gene encoding 4-(cytidine 5'-diphospho)-2-C-methyl-D-erythritol kinase, producing the protein MKATSGGIQLFAPAKINLDLRILGRRSDGFHEISTRMAPISLGDRLRVIPRSDGELAFHCDDPRIPGGEENLVLRAARLFAASFGLPCGFTFLLEKRLPSGAGLGGGSSDAAATLLALRSLLGYPSSVNALMPAAASLGSDVPFFLVQRSALCRGRGEIVHPEPWPGPRHGLVLFPGFSVPTPWAYHAYARNPRPGEERGAPPWGPVRNDLEPAVFRKYLWIAEAQKWLRNEAKAALAMMSGSGSSVFGLWDRAPDPHLLARARLFFGPEAWIEPFSILDGGTAPPLRGDSF; encoded by the coding sequence ATGAAGGCCACCTCCGGGGGAATTCAACTCTTCGCACCGGCGAAAATCAACCTCGACCTGAGGATCCTCGGCCGTCGATCGGACGGCTTTCACGAGATCTCGACGCGGATGGCGCCGATCTCGCTGGGCGATCGCTTGCGCGTGATTCCTCGCTCCGACGGGGAGCTGGCCTTCCACTGCGACGATCCGCGGATCCCGGGGGGGGAGGAGAACTTGGTCCTGCGGGCCGCCCGCCTGTTCGCCGCGTCGTTCGGCCTCCCTTGCGGCTTCACCTTCCTGCTGGAAAAACGGCTTCCGTCCGGAGCCGGACTCGGAGGGGGCAGCAGTGATGCGGCCGCTACCCTTCTGGCTCTCCGCAGCCTGCTGGGGTATCCCTCGTCGGTGAATGCGCTGATGCCCGCGGCGGCCTCCTTGGGAAGCGACGTTCCCTTCTTCCTCGTCCAAAGGTCCGCGCTCTGCCGCGGCCGGGGAGAAATCGTCCACCCCGAGCCATGGCCCGGCCCCAGGCACGGCCTGGTCCTCTTCCCCGGTTTTTCCGTGCCGACTCCGTGGGCCTATCACGCTTACGCCCGCAACCCCCGCCCGGGCGAGGAACGGGGCGCGCCGCCCTGGGGCCCTGTCCGGAACGATCTGGAGCCCGCCGTCTTCCGGAAGTATTTGTGGATCGCCGAGGCCCAGAAATGGCTCCGGAATGAGGCGAAAGCCGCCCTCGCGATGATGAGCGGCAGCGGAAGCTCGGTCTTCGGTCTCTGGGATCGCGCTCCCGATCCCCATCTGCTGGCTCGGGCTCGGCTCTTTTTCGGTCCGGAAGCTTGGATCGAACCTTTTTCCATCCTAGACGGCGGGACCGCGCCGCCCCTCCGCGGCGACTCGTTTTGA
- a CDS encoding proteasome subunit alpha: MIEEPYRWLEAVQNRREYIEDQLRGAAPVVALSGEPGILLVAGKASTPKIFEIYDHLALAGIGHPADLEKIRQTAIETAHVEGFSRSRADVSARRIVSYGLAGALKNAFEQIFAAPLLFRGIFVELGSSASADQGWLIEYDGGYAGVDSEQLRRGALLGARKDLWTLWREESRKFPPIPGKSWKELAGHALAVLAWAAQADGEKRIPWEEFTPPSAWFAPKLADRFEVGALSREAATGGGPAFLVPESWELGWEEGQKE, from the coding sequence GTGATCGAGGAACCTTATCGCTGGCTGGAAGCGGTCCAGAATCGACGCGAGTACATCGAGGATCAACTGCGAGGTGCCGCACCCGTCGTCGCTCTGAGCGGGGAGCCGGGCATCCTGCTGGTCGCCGGCAAGGCGTCCACTCCCAAGATCTTCGAGATCTACGACCATTTGGCGCTCGCGGGAATCGGCCATCCCGCCGATCTGGAAAAGATCCGCCAGACCGCGATCGAGACGGCGCACGTCGAGGGCTTCTCCCGATCGAGAGCCGACGTGAGCGCGCGGCGGATCGTAAGCTATGGGTTGGCCGGGGCGCTCAAAAACGCCTTCGAGCAGATCTTCGCCGCGCCGTTGCTGTTCCGGGGCATTTTCGTGGAGTTGGGAAGCTCGGCCTCCGCGGATCAAGGATGGCTGATCGAATACGACGGCGGCTATGCCGGGGTGGATTCCGAGCAGCTGCGGCGCGGCGCTCTGCTCGGGGCCCGGAAGGATCTCTGGACGTTGTGGCGGGAGGAGAGCCGGAAATTTCCCCCTATCCCGGGCAAAAGCTGGAAGGAGTTAGCCGGGCACGCGCTGGCCGTGCTCGCTTGGGCCGCCCAGGCGGATGGGGAGAAGCGGATTCCGTGGGAAGAGTTTACACCGCCGAGTGCTTGGTTCGCCCCCAAGCTCGCGGACCGATTCGAAGTCGGGGCGCTCTCCCGCGAGGCTGCCACCGGCGGCGGCCCGGCGTTTCTCGTCCCCGAGTCCTGGGAATTGGGATGGGAAGAAGGGCAAAAGGAGTAG
- the pyrF gene encoding orotidine-5'-phosphate decarboxylase, with amino-acid sequence MPLADRLIVALDLFEVEAALSLALRLREYVSWFKVGSQLFLRGGPAVVAELRALGAQVFLDLKLHDIPATVGKAVEAGVQMEVGLLTVHALGGRRMLAAAAAAAAGSATRLLAVTVLTSFTEEELSEIGLPGSIGRRVCSLAALAAENGVPGIVCSARDLLFLQKAGIRPELIVTPGIRLARQEADDQRRTVSPREAFALGATHIVVGRPVLESADPVELVRNLLGEGNGPV; translated from the coding sequence ATGCCCTTAGCGGATCGGCTCATCGTGGCCTTGGATCTCTTCGAGGTGGAGGCGGCTCTTTCCCTGGCGCTCCGGCTGCGGGAGTATGTCAGTTGGTTCAAGGTAGGAAGTCAACTTTTCTTGCGCGGGGGGCCCGCCGTCGTGGCGGAGCTCCGTGCATTGGGAGCGCAGGTCTTTCTCGATCTAAAGCTCCACGATATTCCGGCGACGGTGGGTAAGGCGGTCGAGGCCGGAGTTCAGATGGAGGTCGGGCTGCTGACCGTCCACGCTCTCGGCGGAAGGCGGATGCTGGCGGCCGCCGCCGCAGCCGCCGCAGGCAGCGCCACCCGGCTTCTTGCGGTGACGGTGCTGACGAGCTTCACCGAAGAAGAGCTTTCCGAAATCGGCTTGCCCGGAAGCATCGGCCGGCGCGTCTGCTCTCTGGCCGCGCTGGCGGCCGAGAACGGTGTTCCCGGCATCGTCTGCTCGGCGCGCGACCTCCTTTTCTTGCAGAAGGCGGGCATCCGGCCGGAGCTGATCGTCACCCCGGGAATCCGGCTCGCGCGGCAGGAGGCGGACGACCAGCGTCGCACAGTCTCCCCGCGTGAGGCGTTCGCCCTCGGGGCGACCCATATCGTCGTCGGCCGGCCGGTGCTGGAATCGGCGGACCCGGTCGAGTTGGTGCGGAATTTGCTTGGGGAGGGAAATGGCCCCGTTTAG
- the rpsP gene encoding 30S ribosomal protein S16 gives MAVVVRLRREGRRNRPFFRIVVADRRAARDGKFLEAVGTYDPFLKEGGVQVKLDRIEFWRQQGAQMSETVAHIVKTAQRAPTARKGDSPAAS, from the coding sequence ATGGCAGTGGTCGTTCGTTTACGGAGAGAAGGGCGCAGGAACCGGCCCTTTTTTCGCATTGTCGTCGCCGACCGGCGTGCAGCCCGGGACGGCAAGTTCCTGGAGGCGGTCGGAACCTATGATCCGTTCCTGAAGGAAGGCGGGGTTCAGGTGAAGCTCGACCGGATCGAATTTTGGAGACAGCAGGGAGCGCAAATGAGCGAGACCGTTGCGCACATCGTGAAGACGGCTCAGCGCGCACCTACCGCGCGGAAAGGAGACTCCCCGGCGGCGTCGTGA
- a CDS encoding AAA family ATPase, which yields MSFESLESASALQIVDLIGQRLAFDAVSREAFFYLRRRVAELEETNEQARQALEKLNDAVEKLSSPANRVGTLLALPKKEIALVIQGGTEFYCLIDPRLAHETLMVGTRVLLNEAYVVVGDLGFDVSGPVVKVIDVLPDNRLRVGHEGVGGSFVVVRSTPLAKERIKAGLEVRVDSSSRVAVEVVATSKTKYRLLDRVPELPWEKVGGQKRAVSAVRDAVELPFLHADLFAKYHHHVPKGFLLHGPPGCGKTLLGKATAYNLTRRLREQTGEDRKEYFLHVKGPEILNMWVGESERQVRELFEQARELAREGYLPFLFIDEAESILGTRRAGRYHGILNTLVPMFCAEMDGIESMREVVIILASNRADLIDPAILRPGRIDRKIKVDRPDRAGSAEIYRIYLDTDLPYSPDLLRQAGNDRQKAIEILIEGVLEAQFARVERNRFLEITYRSGRKEYLYRGDLISGAIIASIVERAKELAIKRAIADPSDYGLRLEDLLTALDIEYLENDIFPPSDITEDWLKLVDCDPQNVVRLAPVMRREEATVRQVV from the coding sequence ATGTCTTTCGAAAGCTTGGAGTCGGCCTCCGCTCTTCAGATCGTCGACTTGATCGGCCAAAGGCTCGCTTTTGACGCGGTTTCGCGGGAGGCGTTCTTCTATCTCCGCCGCCGGGTGGCGGAGCTCGAGGAGACCAACGAGCAGGCCCGCCAGGCTTTGGAAAAGCTCAACGACGCGGTCGAGAAACTTTCCTCCCCGGCGAACCGGGTGGGCACCCTCCTCGCCCTGCCCAAGAAAGAGATCGCGCTCGTGATCCAGGGCGGAACCGAATTCTATTGCCTGATCGACCCCCGGTTGGCCCATGAGACCCTCATGGTTGGAACCCGGGTGCTGCTCAACGAGGCCTATGTCGTCGTGGGCGATCTCGGCTTCGATGTATCGGGCCCTGTGGTGAAGGTGATCGACGTGCTGCCGGACAACCGGCTGCGCGTGGGCCATGAAGGGGTCGGCGGAAGCTTCGTCGTGGTCCGTTCCACGCCGCTGGCTAAAGAGCGGATCAAGGCCGGGCTCGAAGTTCGGGTCGACTCCTCCTCCCGGGTCGCCGTCGAGGTCGTGGCGACCTCGAAGACCAAGTACCGTCTGCTCGATCGGGTTCCGGAGCTTCCGTGGGAAAAGGTCGGAGGGCAGAAACGGGCGGTCAGCGCCGTCCGCGACGCGGTGGAGCTGCCTTTCCTCCATGCGGACCTCTTCGCCAAGTACCATCACCATGTTCCCAAGGGATTTCTGCTCCACGGACCGCCGGGGTGCGGGAAGACGCTCCTAGGGAAGGCCACGGCGTACAATCTCACGCGTCGGCTCCGAGAACAAACCGGCGAGGACCGGAAGGAGTATTTCCTCCATGTCAAGGGACCGGAGATCCTGAACATGTGGGTCGGCGAATCGGAGCGGCAGGTCCGCGAGCTCTTCGAGCAGGCGCGGGAGCTGGCACGGGAAGGGTACCTCCCGTTCCTTTTCATCGACGAGGCGGAATCCATCCTGGGAACCCGGCGCGCGGGCCGCTACCACGGCATCCTCAACACGCTTGTTCCCATGTTCTGCGCTGAGATGGACGGCATTGAGTCGATGCGCGAGGTGGTGATCATCCTGGCGTCCAACCGGGCGGACCTGATCGATCCCGCCATCCTGCGGCCCGGCCGGATCGACCGGAAGATCAAGGTGGATCGACCCGACCGCGCCGGCTCGGCAGAGATCTACCGCATCTATCTGGATACGGATCTGCCCTATTCTCCGGATCTCCTGAGGCAGGCGGGCAACGATAGGCAAAAGGCGATCGAAATCCTGATCGAAGGGGTGCTAGAGGCGCAGTTCGCCCGGGTCGAGCGGAACCGGTTCCTGGAGATCACCTACCGGAGCGGGAGAAAGGAATATCTCTATCGGGGCGACCTGATCAGCGGAGCGATCATCGCGTCGATTGTCGAGCGGGCCAAGGAGTTGGCGATCAAGCGGGCGATCGCCGATCCGTCCGATTACGGCTTGCGGTTGGAGGACCTGTTGACAGCGCTCGATATCGAGTATCTTGAGAATGACATCTTCCCGCCGTCGGACATCACGGAAGACTGGTTGAAGCTGGTGGACTGTGATCCCCAGAACGTGGTTCGGCTGGCGCCGGTGATGCGGCGGGAGGAAGCGACGGTGCGTCAGGTCGTTTGA
- the ffh gene encoding signal recognition particle protein gives MLELLQKKLESVFRNLRGYGKLSESNVADALREIRLALLAADVHYPVAKRLCEEIQKRALGREVLASIRPGDQFIKIFHDELVRLLGEGVREIRRERPLRILLCGLNGSGKTTTAAKLALWFRKQRQKVAMVAGDLTRPAAREQLERLGEQIQVPVYAWPEGTALETVVREGRARGERERVDVLIFDAAGRLDVDGVLLEELAAVAGIWEPGESLLVVDAATGQAAVRVAEAFAARVPITGLVLSRADGDARGGAALSIQQVTGIPIKFLGVGEKPDALQPFVPERFVGRLLGMGDIVALVDRVQSEIDAQSMEEVAKRLKSNEFTLQDFLAQLRLLKKMGPLESILGLLPGFPGKEAVKVDEKRIKRIEAIILSMTPEERRRPEILNGRRRLRIARGSGTQVSDVNDLLRKFDATRKMMRKLSKGEGRGWSKFGFPGARSG, from the coding sequence ATGCTCGAACTCCTCCAGAAAAAGCTCGAATCGGTCTTCCGCAACCTTCGGGGATACGGGAAGCTTTCCGAGTCAAACGTTGCCGACGCGCTCCGCGAGATCCGCCTCGCCCTGCTCGCCGCGGACGTCCATTATCCGGTGGCCAAGAGGCTCTGCGAGGAGATCCAGAAGCGGGCGCTCGGGCGGGAAGTGCTGGCCAGCATTCGGCCCGGGGATCAGTTCATCAAGATCTTCCACGACGAGCTGGTGCGCCTTCTCGGCGAGGGCGTGCGGGAGATCCGGCGCGAGCGTCCCCTCCGCATTCTCCTCTGCGGGCTCAACGGCTCGGGGAAGACCACGACGGCCGCCAAGCTGGCGCTCTGGTTTCGGAAGCAACGGCAGAAAGTTGCCATGGTCGCCGGAGATTTGACCCGGCCCGCCGCCCGGGAGCAGCTCGAGCGGCTCGGCGAGCAGATCCAGGTTCCCGTCTATGCGTGGCCGGAGGGAACCGCGCTCGAGACGGTCGTCCGAGAAGGGCGGGCGCGCGGCGAGCGGGAAAGAGTCGATGTCCTGATCTTTGATGCCGCCGGCCGTCTGGATGTCGATGGCGTACTGCTCGAGGAGCTGGCCGCCGTGGCCGGGATTTGGGAGCCGGGGGAGTCGCTCTTGGTCGTGGATGCGGCGACCGGCCAGGCGGCGGTACGGGTGGCGGAGGCCTTTGCCGCCCGAGTGCCCATTACCGGCTTGGTTCTGTCGAGAGCCGACGGAGACGCCCGGGGTGGCGCGGCCCTCTCGATCCAGCAGGTGACCGGCATCCCGATCAAGTTCCTCGGCGTGGGAGAAAAGCCGGACGCGTTGCAGCCCTTCGTGCCCGAGCGATTCGTCGGAAGGCTTCTGGGGATGGGAGACATCGTGGCGCTGGTCGATCGGGTGCAGTCGGAAATCGATGCCCAATCGATGGAAGAGGTGGCCAAGCGGCTCAAAAGCAACGAATTCACCCTGCAGGATTTCCTCGCGCAGCTCCGGCTCCTGAAGAAGATGGGCCCTCTGGAGAGCATATTGGGGCTCCTGCCGGGCTTTCCCGGCAAGGAAGCGGTCAAGGTCGACGAGAAGAGGATCAAGAGAATCGAGGCGATCATCCTCTCGATGACGCCCGAAGAGCGCCGCCGGCCGGAGATCCTCAACGGACGGCGGCGGCTGCGGATCGCGCGCGGGAGCGGAACGCAGGTCAGCGATGTCAACGATCTGTTGCGCAAGTTCGATGCGACGCGGAAGATGATGCGGAAACTTTCCAAGGGAGAGGGTAGGGGCTGGTCGAAATTCGGCTTCCCCGGCGCCCGATCCGGATGA
- a CDS encoding proteasome accessory factor PafA2 family protein, which produces MRRIAGLETEYGCLSQRSQDRMPVPERVRDYLFYRKQVGLIDVHDRDYDEPAGNGGFLFNGGRLYLDMGHIEYCTAECLFLGDLLASDRAGEILLQRALNDLGIAGETSFIKNNIDHYTGATFGCHENYLLQRDAPLTQGNVDSLLAFLAVRGLMVGAGRVGTVMVPRGVDRGARTRALPFQVMQRADYIQTEIYEWVQFNRALINARDEPLGDPSRFRRFHLLLGDSNMLPFSQALKVGSTSLVLDLLEEDRMPQVALADPVRTMHQISHCPDGPWLIELSDGRRWTAVELLEHFLAAVSRSGREGDRDAAWTCLAWEEVLRGLREDTEALLGRVDWITKRHLLELFRSREGVGWDDPWMESLDLEYHNLDEKRRLAGLIPQPTLEALACSGPGSRDPEQEAPRNTRAHARSQLMRRVAAGKISYVIDWDYVQVGNSGYYSLEDPFVSTVPPKAELPGLCEDMELRSP; this is translated from the coding sequence ATGCGTCGGATTGCGGGGCTGGAAACCGAGTACGGCTGCCTATCGCAGCGATCCCAGGACAGAATGCCGGTGCCGGAGCGAGTCCGGGACTATCTCTTCTACCGGAAGCAGGTGGGCCTGATCGATGTGCATGATCGGGATTACGACGAGCCGGCGGGCAACGGCGGATTCCTTTTCAACGGCGGGCGGCTCTATCTCGACATGGGGCATATCGAGTATTGCACCGCCGAATGCCTCTTCCTCGGCGATCTGCTGGCCTCCGATCGGGCGGGGGAAATTCTGCTGCAACGGGCCTTGAACGACTTGGGCATCGCTGGGGAGACCTCCTTCATCAAGAATAACATCGATCACTACACGGGTGCGACCTTCGGCTGCCACGAAAACTATCTGCTCCAGCGCGACGCGCCGCTCACCCAGGGTAACGTCGATTCCCTGCTCGCGTTCCTGGCTGTCCGGGGACTGATGGTCGGAGCGGGTCGGGTCGGCACAGTGATGGTACCGCGCGGCGTCGACCGGGGAGCCCGAACGCGCGCTCTGCCGTTCCAGGTGATGCAACGGGCCGACTACATCCAGACCGAGATCTACGAGTGGGTGCAGTTCAACCGGGCGCTGATCAACGCGCGGGACGAGCCGCTGGGGGACCCCAGCCGCTTCCGTCGATTCCACCTCCTCCTCGGGGACTCGAACATGCTGCCGTTCAGCCAGGCCCTGAAGGTCGGCAGCACCTCGCTCGTTCTTGATCTTCTGGAGGAGGACAGGATGCCCCAGGTCGCCCTGGCCGATCCGGTGCGCACGATGCATCAGATCAGCCATTGCCCCGACGGCCCGTGGCTCATCGAGCTCTCCGACGGCAGGAGGTGGACGGCCGTGGAGCTTTTGGAGCACTTCCTGGCGGCGGTATCGCGGTCGGGCAGGGAAGGGGATCGGGACGCGGCCTGGACTTGTCTTGCGTGGGAGGAGGTCTTGCGGGGTCTGCGCGAAGACACCGAGGCGCTCCTGGGCAGGGTGGACTGGATCACGAAGCGTCACCTGCTCGAGCTCTTTCGAAGCCGGGAGGGGGTGGGCTGGGATGATCCGTGGATGGAAAGCCTTGATCTCGAGTACCATAACCTCGACGAAAAGCGGAGGTTGGCGGGCCTGATCCCCCAGCCGACGCTCGAAGCGCTCGCCTGCTCCGGCCCCGGAAGCCGGGATCCGGAGCAGGAGGCTCCCCGGAACACCCGAGCCCATGCCCGCAGCCAGCTCATGCGACGAGTGGCCGCCGGCAAGATCTCGTATGTGATCGACTGGGACTATGTGCAGGTCGGCAACAGCGGCTACTACTCCTTGGAAGATCCCTTCGTGAGCACGGTACCGCCTAAGGCGGAGCTGCCGGGCCTCTGCGAGGACATGGAGCTCCGCTCGCCATAA